The DNA window CTATTAATTTCATAACAATGAAGCTTGAGGAAACTGAGAGGTCAAGCATAGTCAGACTGATGAAAGTCAAAGACATTGTAAGAAAGCATTAATATCAAATCATTTTTAGAAATTTATGATTCTGCCTGCCTGCTTATTCTGTTAAAATCTTCTGGGAGAATTTTTTATTAAGAGAATTTTTTATTCATTTTATTTCTAAAACAAATATTATATTTTTAAATGTATGTCATACCTGATAAAAAATTAATAAAGATAAATACTTCAGACCGGCAGCTTATGGAACAAAATATCGGGTTAATAGCCGGCATGTTAAATAATGATAAGGTAATTATACTTCCGGCAAAAACCATGTACGGAATCAGCGCAAGGTTTGATTCAGAAAAAGCAGCAGAAAAAATTCATAATATGAAAGATCGACCTGCAGAAATGCCTTTTATTATCCTTATTTCCGGAAAAGAAACTCTTGACATGCTGACTGCCGGTTTAGTCAAGAATTCAAAAACCCTGACGGATTTCTTCTGGGATGAAGAAGACGTAAAGCCTCTTACAATAATTTTTAAAAAAAATCCTGAACTGAAAAAGCTCACAGACAGAAAAAGAGATACCATTGCGATAAGAATGGCGGAATTCGATTATGTAAGACAAATTATAGATAAATCGGCACCGGTAATATCAACAAGCGCAAACATCTCGGGAACAGGTAAAATTCCTTTGGAAATATGCCATATTCCTGATAAAATTCTAAAAAATGCAGATATGGTCATTGAGCATGAAAATAAGCTGCTTGGAATACAATCCACTATAATTGACATGAGCGATGATGCTGATTTTCCAAAACTTGTCAGACAGGGAGCTGTGCCCTTTGATGACATATTGCAAAAATTATAAATAAAAATATAATTATTTCATTTGCTTTTTAGAAGTATTTTTTGATATTTATATATTTATTTTTATTTAATCTTATTTTTTTGGAATGGAAAACCAAGTGCGAATTCTTAATATTGGAAGTCCGGTTTTAAATAACAAAGCCGATAAAGAAGTTGAAGCAATAATAAATAAAGAGATTGACAGACAGAATGAGAACATTACTCTTATTGCAAGCGAAAACTATGCCTCTCCTTCAGTTCTGAGCGCAATGGGATCGGTTTTTACCAACAAGTATGCCGAAGGATATCCGAAACACAGATATTATGAGGGATGTGAATACGTTGATAAAATAGAGACCCTGGCAAAAAACAGGCTTAACGAAGTCTTTAACAGCGAATATAGCAATGTTCAGCCGCATTCAGGAGTTCAGGCAAATACTGCTGTATTCCTGGCAATACTCAAACCTCATGACAAGATTCTAAGCATGAGCCTGAAAGATGGCGGACATTTGAGCCACGGCAATGTAATGAATATTTCAGGCCGTTATTACGAAATCCATTTCTATAATGTAGACAGGGAAACAGAGCAGATAGATTATGAGAATATACGTAAAATGGCAAAAGAAATCAGGCCTAAGCTTATAATAGCAGGAGCCAGCTCTTACCCAAGAATAATAGATTTCAAAAAATTCAGGGAAATAGCTGACGAAACAGGAGCTTATCTCATGGCAGACATTGCCCATATAGCAGGCCTGATTGCAGGGGAAGTTCATCCCACATCAATCGGCCTGGCAGATTTTACAACAGGGACAACTCATAAAACCCTTAGGGGGCCGAGAGGCGGCTTTATAGTTTCAGATAAAAAATATTCAACACTTCTTGATACAGGGATATTTCCGGGCACCCAGGGAGGGCCTCTTGTTCATATGATTGCGGCCAAAGCTGTTGCTTTCAGGGAAGTTCTTGAACCTGATTTTAAAAAGTATGCAAGAAATATCATTGAAAATTCAAAAATACTTTGCGACTATCTGAGAAATGACGGATTTAAAATAGTTTCGGGAGGAACTGACAATCACCTGTTTTTGATTAATCTTGAGCCTCTTGAAATGACCGGCCAGGATGCTTCCTCAACCCTTGCTGCACATAATATAGTCCTGAATAAAAATGTAATTCCTTTTGACAGGCTTAATCCGACCCTGACAAGCGGTATCAGAATAGGTACAGCTGCAGCTACCACCAGAGGGATGGGTAAGGAAGAAATGCTCAAAATCGGAGAGTGGATTTCATTTGTGCTTAAGAACTGGCAAAACAAAACAAAAATAGCTCCGATAAAAGAAAAAGCCAGAAAGCTTGCGCTTGATTACCCCGTGTATACATATTAAAAGCAGATGCAAATCTTTCTTGATGGTGATGTTTTATTATCAGTACCAGCCGATTATATATTTAACATAAATAAGTAAATTGGCCACCATCAGGGCAAGAATAGATGCCGGCAAGGCGAGTTTTATCCATCTCCCCCAGCCTATTATAGTGCCTTTTTTCTCCATTGCGGAATATGCGACTAGGTTTGCAGATGCCCCTATAGGGGTAAGGTTGCCACCTATATCTGTTCCAAGCGAAGTCGCCCAGACCATTATTGACAGCGCAGGAACAGTGATTACTTTTGCAAGATCTGCAAGAACATAAGCCATGGAAAGCGCAAAAGGCACATTATCTATTACTCCGCTTGCAATTCCTGAGCCCCATAAAAGCGTACTTAGCAGTGCTGCAGGATTATCTTTAAAAGTATTGCTCACAAAATCTGCAATAACTTTTATTACACCTGAATGTTCAAGACCGCCTACAACCATAAACAATCCTATGAAAAAAAGGATGACTTCATAGTCTATCTTTGCAATTATTTTTTCAGCTTTTTTGCCCATAAATACCAGCATGACAAATCCGGGCAGCATTGAAGCAAGCGGAACAATCAGGGGTATGTGCAGATACTGTTCTATATATGTGTGAGTAGTAAGCAGGATAACAGCAACGGCAAAAGCTATAAGACCTGCTTTAAATTCCTTTTTATCGGTTATCGCAGATGCCGGATCCATTTTCTTTATTTCATCCAGGGGAACGTTTCCCACGACCTTTATATTTTTTCTGTTGACAAGAAAACAATATCCAAGCGCAGCTGCCGCTGCTGCTATGGTTATCGGACCATTATGAACAACGAAATCATTGAAGAAAAATCCCAGCTTAAGTCCGAGTATAACATTGGGAGGATCTCCTACAAGAGTTGCCGCCCCGCCGATATTTGCAAGAACAACCTCTGTTATCACAAGAGGAATCGGATCCATTTTAAGCATCTTGCATAGTTCAAAAGTCAGGGTTGCAAAAAATAACATCACAGTAATACTGTCCATAAAACCTGAAAGCAGAAATGTGATTATTGGAAAAACAAGGAAGATCTTTAACGGGGAATATTTAAGCATCCTTGCCACGATTAGTGCAAGATAGGTAAAAAACCCGGAGTCGGAAAGCGTAGCTACAATAATAAACATTCCGAACAAGAGGCCTATTGTCTCCCAGCTGACATATCCTATCGCATC is part of the Actinomycetota bacterium genome and encodes:
- a CDS encoding threonylcarbamoyl-AMP synthase, encoding MEQNIGLIAGMLNNDKVIILPAKTMYGISARFDSEKAAEKIHNMKDRPAEMPFIILISGKETLDMLTAGLVKNSKTLTDFFWDEEDVKPLTIIFKKNPELKKLTDRKRDTIAIRMAEFDYVRQIIDKSAPVISTSANISGTGKIPLEICHIPDKILKNADMVIEHENKLLGIQSTIIDMSDDADFPKLVRQGAVPFDDILQKL
- a CDS encoding serine hydroxymethyltransferase — translated: MENQVRILNIGSPVLNNKADKEVEAIINKEIDRQNENITLIASENYASPSVLSAMGSVFTNKYAEGYPKHRYYEGCEYVDKIETLAKNRLNEVFNSEYSNVQPHSGVQANTAVFLAILKPHDKILSMSLKDGGHLSHGNVMNISGRYYEIHFYNVDRETEQIDYENIRKMAKEIRPKLIIAGASSYPRIIDFKKFREIADETGAYLMADIAHIAGLIAGEVHPTSIGLADFTTGTTHKTLRGPRGGFIVSDKKYSTLLDTGIFPGTQGGPLVHMIAAKAVAFREVLEPDFKKYARNIIENSKILCDYLRNDGFKIVSGGTDNHLFLINLEPLEMTGQDASSTLAAHNIVLNKNVIPFDRLNPTLTSGIRIGTAAATTRGMGKEEMLKIGEWISFVLKNWQNKTKIAPIKEKARKLALDYPVYTY